Within the Salarias fasciatus chromosome 2, fSalaFa1.1, whole genome shotgun sequence genome, the region tgtgtgtctgtgtgtctgtgtgtgctgtgCAGTGAAGGTGCCAGGCTGTGGGGGGAAACAGCCTCACACAGTGTCCGTGTTGTTCCAGGGCTCTGGCCCCCTCTCCAGCAGCTGAAGCACGCCATCCctgtcctctctgctccacGTCCACGGCCATCCTCCACGCTGAGCCATGACCACCCAGAGGGATCTTGACATGGTGAGTGGGGGTCTGCCACCTCCTTTAAACCTGTGCCACAGACCTGAGGTGGTGGTCTCTGTTtgtcagtgtgtcagagagaAGATGCAGTCCATCAGTGTAAAACCATCAACAGTATCATTTTTACTATGAATTCTGCAAAATTCTATCATCACTTCATCCAATTCAAGCTTTAGAACAGTacattttcttcatcatttGCTGTTAGTTGAGGCAGTCTGCGTGATTATATCCTGCATCTTAGGGTGTTTGAACTCACATTTAATTGTATTCAGTCAGTTTGAAAAAATGAAAGTCATTATTTGTCAATTCTGATTACAAAAATGCGTTTTCATTTTAGCATCAGCAAATTTCATGCATGtgttaaaaacagttttctttattGACAATAGCGCTTTGATCCTCATTAAAGTTCATATTTTCATTCTAGAAAGAGTTTCTGGCATTTTCAACACTGTAACATGGTTACCGTGAAAATAATGGTTGCGGCTCTCGATCAGAAAGGTTACTGAAAACCCTCATATCTCTAAATTATTCCAATTCAGTGATCAGGCTTAAATTAAACAAATCATACTGAGGTCGTATCACTGTGTGTTGAATCAAGCTGATTGTTTGCGCCTTACCTTGAAATGTCACATTTAGATTAAATCTCAGCGTTTTTAATCAACTTTGCGGTTCTTTTGCAGATCGTCATCAGACCTTTGCTGTCTTTTAAATTTGCAGATGATTATATGACATATCATATTTTAGCTTTAAAATGATTTAGGTGCAGGTCTGGtcggaggggggcgggggtcgTTGTGGATTAGCCAACGTTCACAAACACTTAGCTGGGATAGTGACTGCTGCTCCCGTGAACACCATCTGTCTAATCTCAGTTAAAACGTTGCCCTACTTTCCTTTCAAGGTTTAGATGCCAATTGATTGTAccctcttcctctgtcctgccccccctccccttcacCGCCCGGGATGGACAATAGTTATTTGGACGCACAACAAAAGCTATGGCCGGTGCTCCAGTGAACAAACCCCTGTTAATAATGGTGCCATGCTTGGTGGATGACTTTCTAACATTCACACAACTTAATTTTCTGTATATCTATAAAGAAAAGTTGGTAAATATTTCTAAAGTTGTGACAGATTATTTAGAATTGTAAAGTAATTATAATTGTCCAATAAGGAGCTTGTGGAATTGGTACCTTTGTCGTGCAAATTTAAttatgaaggttttttttttttttcaaacatagATAGTGTAAATAAATCATCATCCTGGGATAGCGATCAGCAAAAACACTCACGTGTGGAGCTGGGATCTTTACTCCGATGATTTCACGTGTTTTAAACACTGAACTGTGTGATGGCAGTTTTCCCTTTCAATGAAATATTTGATGAACCAAACACTCGCTTCATTTGGAGAGTAGAGCATCAGACAGTCACACTAGTGTATGTACAGTGAAGCAGCGCTGTTTTAAAATCTACATCAACCCTGAAACCCCGAGGTGTTTTATCCTGGACATTTAGATGCGTCAGGTTAAAGATGTGGCGCACGGCACCGTGAAGGTCTGAACGCACCGTCTTGGCAGCATCTCTGAGGCATTTAGCTTTTGGCTGGCTGCGATTTTAGGAATCTTGCCCATCATCACCACCAATGGATAAGCCTTTACTAACCCTGTTAACCCTTCAAGTAATCGCCACCGTGTTTGCGAGATGGAACATCTCCCTTTAGATTGGAGAACCTCGAGGAGGTTTCAAATCCAGGATGTTGCCATGGGTAACCGGGCAgatttgactttgtttttattttgttgtggaTGAAAGGGATGGAGCTCAAAAGCTTGTTAATGATGACATGGGTATGCAAACCCCACACGGAGGTTATTCAGttcagaggggggaggggaggggagcggGGCGGAGGGCAGAGGGTCCGGGGCTGTATTggtaaacagatcagagagCGGGGTTGTCCCTTCCTGACGTCACACCTCCTGGTTAAGTCTCTTTGTTCTCCCTTTAATGATTTGTGAACCAAGGAAAGTTCacgggccactttttttttttttttttttttttttttttttgtgccagcAGGCCAAATGTCTGGGAAACGTAGCCCCCATATGTCAGCGCTCAGCATCATGCAATAGAAAGACTGGGTTAGTACAGTATTTTAAACCAGAGTGGTTCATTAAAACAGTCATTCACCTCAGAATTGGGACTGTGTAAATGATAAATTCACCATGGTCAGATGAATACATAATTATTCTTCCTCTGTTGCAACCCTTCCATAACAATGACCGTTAAAAGTCGATTCTTCAGTTGTTTCCGCTCTGAAATTTGcagtatttctttttgaggtttgTCCTTCAGCAGCACGATTGCTCCTTTTTGCAGGTCTTGCAGGAATTTTATTGATCTCATCGTGTGTGTAAATCAATATGAAAATACGCTGCAGTTACTGTTAGTTAATTGATATTTTTATACCcacaaaataaaaccaaagaattcgagacattttaaaaactttcttaatttaaacttttgaaatattcttATTTGACTTACTGTATATTTTGTCTTCACTTAAATACTAAAATTAGAAGAATGATGCAAAAAAAGATTTATATTTTGTAAAATGTATAAGAGTTTTAATGTTTGAATTCAATTTGAGTAGAGAAATAACCAACTCACCTATTGTatcaatgaaattaaaaaaaaataaaaaattagaTTCACTCAAACGTCTTTAATTTTGACAATTTGGCCATGTGAAGGATAGATGAATGAATTAGTCTTTTTCAGCCGGGATAAAATAACTCGGTGTTCATGAATTCGCACAAGCTTGGAGGCCTTTATTTCTTAATCCTGGAGCGAGGCTCTCACGTGGATTCCCTCATCGTGGAGTGCTATACATTGATTTATTTGCTTGCATTCATAATAGTTGATAGCGGAGTGTGTGTCGTTGCTTTGAGGATAAAATCTGGACGACGCCCTGCTGTGAGAGACCCTcccacacacatatgcacagtCCCCCTCAGGGCTACGCACTGGCCATGTAAATTTAATAACACGGCCTAGAGCTGTCTGGGACACCTGGGGTTATCGCATTAGGCCGACAGcccggagagaagcagcagccgcagcagcagcaccctgGAACTAAAGGGCCAGTGTTCTCCCCCCTCAGCCCCACCCTGATCTGTTGTTGTCTCTGGCAACAGGGGCTCACTTCAGTGTAAGCCCTCCGTGAATGAAGTCGCCCAGCGGAGATCTGGCGTGGATAAATCTAATTAGACTGGAATGCCTGTCTCTTCGCAGCCCGCCGAAGGTCACCTCCTCTCCGAAGAGGTTAGGGGAAGTCACCGCGGCCGGTTGACGGAGAATCGCGGTCGCAGCTCCGGCGTTTGTGTCGGTTGATGCATTTCCATGCACtgatgtcctttttttttttgttgttgttgttttgctgcagGTGCACCTCCGCCTCATCCTGGTCAGTGGGAAGACGCAAGATTTCACTTTCTCTCCAAACGACTCGGCCACAGACATCGCCAAACACGTGTTCGAGAACTGGCCTGCAGGTACTTTTTATACTCCATTCAAATGTCATTTCTTTCCctgcttcattcattttgtaaagagaaatgtttcagttcagttaatcCTTTGCAGgatatttttgaaatacttcTCAACAATTCAACTCTCAAGTTTTATTCTAGCAggttttaaaaagtagctttaTGTGATTAAAAACAGTCAATTTTATAGTTAAACTGTCTCAAATTCTTAATTATCCAAAGCCTTTGAGTTACATCTTTTTATAGCACGCTTGATCAAAGATTTAGTCAAAGTATTTACAACTTTTCAGTAATATAACGCGTGTACAAGATAGTCAACACAAAGAGGTGAAATCCAGAGAAGTTTAATTCAGAAGAGACACCAgctgttatttcattttaagaaatttTCTAAATTATGTTCACATCGCATCTTTTTTGTTGAATCATTTATGAAGCAGTTGTGAGTAACCTAGTGTCATTACTTTTGAGGAAATGTGAAGAGAACAGGAAGTTGCCATATATAGTGTCCTGTCCGATCAGGGGTTCggctgaagaaagaaaagaaacagaatcaGCAGAAGTTTATTTTTGGGCACAAGTGAAAATCAGATGTGAACGTTTTCAGGAGCTGTGAATGTTGTCAGTTACCTTTGGCCTCGGCGTTTGTCTTGTACGGCAGACTCGGTCTGTCTCAAATAAATCTGGTCAGAAACCTGCGTCTTGTGAAGAAGTCCTCTCGTCCGGTGGGCTCCGGCCTTCACTTCACCCCAGCTTTGACACCTCTGCTCCTACGGCGCTGTCACGCCCGTCTAATCAACTTAAACTAAACCCACAGAGTGTGAACAGAGCCCGTGATCTAGTATTAGTCCGGCCAGATTAGGTGATTCATTGACTTGTCCTCTGTGTGACAggatgggaggaggagcaggtgagcaGTCCCAGCATACTGCGCCTCATCTTCCAGGGACGCTTCCTTCATGGCAACGTCACCCTGGGAGGTAAGAAGACCTCGGCGGAACGGTCAGCTCCATCCAGCTGATCGATTTAAAAACACCCCGCAACactaaaaaaagtttttcagaCTACTTTATACAGCCTCGCTTTTCTCTTTCCACCCCGAGTGATCAAAAGTTGTGTAACAGAAGAGAGTTGGACACATCCAGAAATGCTTTAATTGACGTTCTGATCGGCCGCTGCTTGAAACTGTAATAATCACTGCGCGGGAGTTTCAGTAACCTCTGCCTctgagaggaacacagtctTTCCAGTCAGCGGCGAAGCAGAAGTCAGTGAGGCAAGCCTGTGACCAGAAGTTTACGTGTTCCGATCGTTCTGCTGACGGCTCGTCACTGTGGCTGTCTGAGCAAGCCTCATaacccccagcagctccccgcCGGAGCAGTTATGCAATGAAcaagctggagaaatattcactcCTATGAATCAATATAGAGagatttaaaaatgtcaaacatgaatgtaaacaaaaattaaagtATCACTTACCAAAATAATTAATTGAATTCAAAGTTTGGTTAAGTGCTGCACACAGCGTAGATTACATACATTTTCTAAATACTATTAAAATATTGCGCTCTGGCTCTGCAGGGGTAAAGCGAAGGCGGCAGACTGATGCTTGTGCTGTCAGTCTGTTTCATTCAAACCATAACAAAGAAATATTTCACCAGATGATGAAAGCGTTGATTaggatctttctttttttaaactgtcatGATGACCGTGTGAACAGCTgtccttttcattttcaagcATGAAGCACATGAACGGTGGCAAAATTACATTCATCAACCAACATTAGCACACCTCTATTTTCTATTcttttagcaaaattgtgtttgagAGCTTTAAAAAAGATACAATTATTTCAACACAAAATTTTTGTTGAATACACCTATTGCTCCATTAAAATTTACAAAAGTACACTCACTGTGCATATGTGTAATatacaaaatattaatttatgttttttttattataaaatacatttgtaTCTCACAAATGTCCATGACAGCTATTTGAATACTGTCCAGGAAACTGTCCATATCTTGTTCAAAATCTCTGATGCGACTCCATCTCCAGCTCTGACTGTACTTGGatgtgttgccatggtaacaggtGCAGTGCACAGCCAAATGAGGAAAGACGAGTCCAAACAGATCAGTGTTTGCATCGAGTAAAATGAAGCAGAAGATCTCACTTGACTCATTTAATCTCATTAAACTCTTGACCTGTCAAACTGTCCGACCTCCGCCTCACCTCAGATTCCCTGACCTCAGATCAGATGGGCGGGTCGCTCTTAAGTGGGTTAGgtgcacgttttttttttctctttggtcaaGCTGCAGCCAGTCTAATTCTGTAGGAGGAGGTAAAATAAGAATTGTGAGTCGGattgtaaacacacactgcgGGGGTTAATCTCACCGTCCCTGTCGGCCTCCTCTGTATTGAACTTTCACAGAAGCTCCAGTCAGCTGGGGGTCGTtttcattatgtgtgtgtgatgataaaTAATGAAGCGGTTTTCCCCTCTTTTAAAGCTCTGAAGCTGCCACCGGGACGGACGACTGTCATGCATTTGGTCGCTAGAGAGACTCTTCCAGAGCCCAACTCTCATGGTGAGGAGCTCCTCTCAGTTCTTTAGATTATTCTGACTCCTTGAGTCAAAACTGTGTTCATTCAGtcctttgaaaacaaaaacaaacaaagatgtAGTATGATGGTATGATGCtgcttaatgttttttttttctttatttattataaaactgcaTCAAAATAGCTAAAGGCGGTCCTGCCAAATTCTGACTTGTCACCCGTTTTGTGATAGAGATAAACTATGAGcccatcttttttctttttttttttttaagcaggtTGTTGTTCCTCTTACACTACGTGATGCTGGAGGACTTTGTTTCTCCACCTTTGTCCTGAGCTGACTTGTTGGCGTCTCCACTCAGCCGTTTGTTTTGTCTCCGCTCTTCCTTTGTAGGTCAAAGGAACAGAGAAAAAACCACAGAGAGCAACTGCTGCCTTCTCTTGTAAAGCGACTGAAACGACACCCTGCCCCCTAACCccaacctctctctctctcacacacacacacacacacacacacacacacacacattacaaaacacacacatgcgtacACGTCCTCTCCGTTCTCTCCTGCCTGTCGTCCCGTCGGCTGCAGACCTGGAATAAATTCGCAAGACGTCTGTTTGGGGCCGGTACCTGCTTTTggttggacttttttttttttttttaatgtgccaATACGTTCACCCGCCGCCCCCAAAACTTTCATCCTCGTCGGCCGAGCGTGCTGCCGTTTATATCTGAACGTCATGAACTGGAGCATTACCCACGCTCCCCTGCAGATGTCTCCGCTGCTGGAGACGCGCTGAAGACCCGGGAACTGTCCGCCCTCTGTGGAGGCAGAGGAGCTGTGAAGGATGTGTGGGCGTCTAACCCTTCCCCTACTAGTCACGTGGATGTTTCCCCCCCCCAGGTCTTACTGAGTGGCGTTAACCTTCTCGTTGCACTCCATGAGTTTAATCCTGCAGTGTTCGTGGTTAatttcctccccttcctccttcATGGCTGATTTACTTTTGATTAGATGACGAGACTTTTGATTCCTCCGTAGTAGAGAAGGTGCCATTCTCCTCAAGAGACTGTTTCTGCCTCCTGCAAACTGAACCGTTGAGCAGCGGCGGCCTTTCGCTGCTTAGTTCCTCTGGCAGCGGACCAATGGAGGGAAGACTTTTTGGGAAACACCCGAGGGTCCCCGACACGCAGGACCAGCCCCTCGGCGTCGGGCGGTGGGCCGCCGAGTTGGCGCCTCCATTGGACACTTTACCGACCAGACAGTCGACTCGTGACGGGCCAGTTAAACGCAGACAGAAGAAGCGGTTgaagatgggggggggggtcggcggTGTCCTCGCTGCGAGACACTCCTCTACTGGACACTGAAGAGAAGGCAGAGGGAGAAATCCTCCTGCGGGaagaagagtttaaaaaaaaaagttttggtgGTGTTTCACCTCCTTTTCATTTGGATGCTGTCTTTACTTCTCGTTTGCCTTTTATTGTGGAATTCAGTAATATCATTAATATTGAAATTTAAATATATCAATTTTTATCTTGTGTATAGGTATTTGTTGAATTTTGGTGTGAGtgagtttgtgagtgtgtgtgtgtgtgtgtgtgtgtgtgtgcgcgcgtgagAGCGAGTGATGCACGTGGCAAACTGTATGAGGACTAGTAAGGGTAAGCGGTGCACTGGGAGTGTTGATGGGCTGCGGTTTCTCCAGAAACAGTCGGAAACCTTTTGATTCCTTCCATCGAGTGTcctttggtttgtgtttttttttttttttttttttgtcaatcaaTGTCACTGCTATGAAGTTTAGCTCAGtatgaataaatgtaaaaactaaAATGCAACGTGGTCTACATAAAAGCTTGTATTATAAATTAATAAATCTTTACATAAGGCAACTTCTCTTGATTCGGAGTTACTGTTCGAAATCTTGTCTGCTTTTGTTTGCTGATATTTAGAGCAacacaagaaacagaaaaggaacagttttgtttgttgtaaGATAATGAAATAGGCTCTCTTTGTGTTGACATATACCAGGCAGCCTGAACTATACCtgttgtcagtgttttttctttttctttccataaaaatatcaaaatgatcGTCCTAGAAAACttacacaatgagtaaaatgttcAACGTCCCACTGAATAAAGTGCAGAGTGGGGATCTGGATCTGACCTGGGCGGGCCCCAGCTGCATGAGGGCCCCTCATATCTGTGATTTCTCAACATGCGTGTGAAACGATTTTTTTTCCTACCGTTACAAATCACAAACACAATATtcacacaaaaaacaccaccTGCTAAATGACACGTGCCAGCTCAGCTAtggcaaaaaacaaagaaataatctaccaaacagattttatttactTGAGCAGATGGGCGAATGGACGTTTTCGGTTGCGTGTAGTTTTAGTTACCAGCCTCTAGATGGCGGTGTTGCTTGATAGTTCAGGTTTAATTTGGCCCAGTTCTCCACTAGAAGATGACAGGTTCTTATTCTCATTACTGGCAGtgagagagaagcagctctGATGTTTCTGAGTTCAATCTTGAAGGGAACAAACTGTTTTCACACCTGACCGATCATATGAATGTCATGTTTCTGAAGAAATTTCCTGAAGTTCACTGTGTTGTTTAAATTGGATTGTGAGGATGTTCTGAGCTGgtttccagcagcttcctcttcagGAATCTGCTCCTGCAAGAAGTCCAGGTTTCCAGTTGACACTGGCAGAGAATCTCAGGAAAAGAGCAGTCAACCCTCAACTTTCTCTACTCCGCTcgtccagacctgctgctgtgctgaaaCGTCTTGTCCTGAgccttttttccacattttccacTTAGATGTAGTTGTTTGGAGGGTTTTCTTCAGGGTTCAGTGGAGATTGAAATCTGAACAGCAGCCGGCCACAGAGGGACTCGGCTGTCTTTAAATTAGTGTCTGAGGAGGAACACTGTTGAAATCTCTGCTACTTAAGAACTCCATATTCATGTTTACTGTCCATGAGTCAGATTTATGTGTTTTGCTTTCGTTGTGTGATAATGGTGAGTAAAGTTTCTTTGTAGAGAAGTGGATTGAAGCGGTGGTTAAAGTGATCCAGGTGTGTTGCTTTTTCTGTCCTTCCTATTTACTTGATGAGTACTTCTCATACATACGGGATCTACTTCTGAATGTAGGGTATTTCTGTAGTGTGGTGGGTCCAATCAGAGACCGCTTTTTTTTGGCCCAGTTCGTGAGTGTTTTGCCACGTTGTACTTGTAGAGCAGACTGACAGCCTGATGAGTTTCCATTTACATTCATGTAGTTTGTTTATTTCCTGGTTCCACATGTCTACTTTAAATAGATGAGTGACTCTGACGCTGAGGGGCTTGAGTTCCAGTTCAGATGGTGGTCTTTCTATTTTCTACACGCACCTCATGACTGACTCAGGTGCAGGAGGGATATCTGATATCAGGGGTTTCATTGACTGGCAATATTTTAAGTCACCACCAGGTTTATGATTGGGACATCAGTAACTGTAATAAAGCTTTGTTTCTACGCATAAAAATCTACATGGAAAGTCCAAGATGACCGCTTTTAAGATATTTCTGGGTGATAGTTGGTGCTCTGTGTGGCTCTGTCAGATCTCCTGCTTGTGTGTGACCGTGTGCTCGTTCCTCCGAGTGTGTGTCCGCACCAGACATCCTCTGATGGCATGAAATGAAAGAGTTCAGTAGGCCAGTGTGAAAACATACACACTCATGCAGGGGCTGAATTAACTCAGCGGGGTGTTAGCAAATGAGCAGCTTTCACGCTGActcc harbors:
- the ubl3b gene encoding ubiquitin-like protein 3b; its protein translation is MTTQRDLDMVHLRLILVSGKTQDFTFSPNDSATDIAKHVFENWPAGWEEEQVSSPSILRLIFQGRFLHGNVTLGALKLPPGRTTVMHLVARETLPEPNSHGQRNREKTTESNCCLLL